The sequence GCTCAGAAAATTCTGGGAGATCTTCTTCCTCATCACTCTGGAAGGGCTCCGCTACCTGCTTCCGCCGAAACGCAAAACCTTGACAAGGTGAGTTAAAAATGATCATATAAGAGCCAAAGCTCTAGAAGATTGGGAAATCACATAATTAATACTGGGCATGATACTACCAGTTTTCGTGAAGCCTGTAATCTAATGATTTTGCGGGGAACCAGCATGCAGGCATTCATCAGATATTAACATAAATCTATCTTTTAGATGCTTTTCAAAAGAAACCCAAGTTTAACCAATTGTTAATACAAAGGGCATGTGCATCAATCATTTTGACATGAGAAGATTTCAATCAAGGATACCTGTTCCTTGTTTTTAATGGACGTACGAACATTGAAAGACCTCAACTTCTCTGCACGTCGACGAGCACTAAGCGCAGCATCTTGTCTATCCACAGACCCTGCAAAGTTGGCCTTCATCTCAGCTCGACTACGTTCTAGGCTGTCATGCATTGCCTTCATCTTGGCTTCCTTCTGAGCCCTTTTGGACCCCCACTCTTCGCGCAGCTTTGCATCTCGTTTCTGCATATACCTTTCATAGAACTTCCCCCTGGAGTCCTCAGATGAACTGAGTTCAGCCAACTGCTGCTTTGAAGAGTTACCAGAGTCTCGATTATTTACCATCTTCATCAGCGAACTGAAGTCGAACTCCAACCCGTTGCTCGAACTCCCTGATGGTTCTCTTGCCTGGTTCTTCTCAGACAACTGATTAGGAGTAACCTCCACAGGTTTCTTGTCCGTTACACTAGTTACCTGCTCCACCTGCGGATCTGCTAATTTGCTTCTCCGCGAAGAAGCCGTCTGATCTCCAGGAACCCTAAGCTTGTGCGCGGCAAAAAGCTTTTCCAACTCATCTGCCTTCATTTGCAGCTCGTCGTTTAATTCCTGATTTCCCTTGGACTGCCTCACCTTTTGAACTGGCTCAACAGAGGCATTTGCAGCCAAATCAAACATCTGCTGATTTTCAGTAACCTTCCTTCCTGAGAAAGCCAGCTCTCCATTTCCATAAGCAGGCATGATGCCATCCTTCTTACCCTGAAACTTCTTGCTCTGCTCTGGACCAGAGCCTTGTCTGTGCAATTTCATTCCTTGGAAACCAGAATCTCTTCCTCCTGATTCTTCTACTTTGGTGGGAAAAGGGGCTCCAAATTGTGCTTGTGAAGATGCTAAGTCTTTTTTCCCGACTTCATCTGCTTTGCCAGGGAAACTTCTCCAATGTGACTGAGGAGCCAACGGTTCACTCCTTCCCACTTCCTCCGCTTTGCCTGCAAATCCTCTGTATGGAGCCTGAGAACCACCTGTCAGGTCCTTCGATCCAATGCCTTCGGCCTTGCCCAAGAAAGCTTTGAACGGAATCTGAGAACTCACAGGATCTTTCAACTTGGACCCAACTTCCTGCGGTTTGCTTGGGAAAGCACTAGTTTGGATCTGAGATGCTGGCTGATCTTTTAATCCAACGTCCTCCACTCTGCTCAGAAAAGCTCTAGATGGCATCTGAGATGCTTCAGATCCTTTTGATCCAACATCATCCACTCTGCTTGGAAGCGCTCTGAATTGAGCCTGAGAAGCTGAATCTTTCAGACCAACATCCTCCACTCTAACTGGAAAAGATCTGAACTGTGTCTCAGTAGCTACTTGGACCTTCGTTCCCACATGCTCTGATCCACTCTGAAGGGCTCTGAACTGGGTCTGAGACAATCCTTGATCTTTCAGTCCAACATGCTCTGTTCCACCTGAAAAGGTTCTGGATTGAGTCTGGGGAGCTGCTTGATCTTTCAACAAAGCATCCTCCCCCTTTCCCAAGAAAGCTCTCAACTGGATAGCAGAAGCTGCTCGATCCTTTAACCCGCCATCCTCCACTCGGCCTGTGAACGTTCCAAACTTGGACCGATGAGCTGCTTCCTCTTTCAGTGCAGTATCCTCCCCTACTCTGCCTGGAAAAGCCCTTGATTGTGTGGTCTGTGAAGCATCTGAATCCTCCTTCAAACCCGACCACAACTGAGATGTCACAGTATCCTTCAATCCCCCCAAATCCTTCTGACTCTGAGAATTTGAGGAATGAGATGCCGCCGCCACCGTCGAGCTCTCTGCAGTTTCTTTCCTCTCACCGCTCAGCTCAACGCTCATGTCGCTGGCGCCGCTCCATCGCCGCAACACTGCCTTCTCGGCGGCTGAGGGGCCTGCAGACGAGGATGAGACATCAGACGAAAGGCGCCGAAGCTCAGGCCCCTTCCCAACAACAGCGACCTTGCTGCCACTGCCACTGCCACTGCCACTCCCAGACTGCTGCTCCTTCTGCTTATTCTCAAACAGGTTGATGCGATCCTGCACACTCAGACGCCTAGTTGGTTGCTGGCTGGCCAGAGACGGAGCTGGTTCAGCTGCATCCTCGGCCGGCTTCTCAGTGGGGCCGTCTCTTTCTCTGCCCTCAACGCGATCGACACTCGTTTCTCTTGAGGAGGAACGGTGAGAGGGGAGGCTGACGGACGAGGAGAACTTGAggggccacgtggagtgctttgATGGGTCGTGGAGCTGGGTTGCGTCTTCTTCCTGCCTGGACGGCTGATGCTGATGTTGGGCTTGTTGGTGGGGCCCGTTAGGTTTGAGGTGGGCGCTTTCTTCTGCCGCCGGGTCGTCTATTGACATGTCCGAACCGGAAGAGGACCGGACGGCCCGGTCGTCCACATCCGGTTTCCATGGGTTTATCAGCTCGGGCCGGCGTTGACAAAGCGATATGAACTTGCTGCTTGCTTCGCTgcaagttaaaaaataataaaataataataaataggtAAAtgcattaaaatattaattttgtaATTAATATACTCGCCCTCTTATTGGTCACAAGAGCGGTAAACCCGCGTACGACACAACCCGTACTCGCACGAATAGGACACGCTGCCCATGTGGACCAACTAAAGGACGGGAAGCGATTAGGTATCGCAAGCTAAGAAGAGAACTGAAGCCGTTGGATTTGGATCATGTTTCGATCCAAAGCGTTTAAACGATGGGCCCCCGCGGTTGGATGGTTGATTACAAAAATAAATAGCTCTCTGGAGTGAAATACTTGAACCCTTTGATCGTTGAACTGTTCTCATTTTAAATACCGTTCCCTTCAAAACTTGTTTAGTGGGCAATTATTCAGATCTTTTAATCTTAAAGACTTTCTCGGGCATCCAATCAAAGTTCAGGCCCataatatgaacggtttggattattgaaaagAATTATGAGAAATAGATTCGAATTTATTGTAGTAAGCGTACTGAAAAATAAAATACTCCTGGCATTTCTCGATTACGTCTCTTAAGCTTATAAAAAAAGGGATGGCAACAACACAGCTATGCGTGCAACGTACCAACAGTAGCACCAAACGAGTGGTTTGGATGTCCCCGTCATCTCGACCCCTCCCCTCTCTCAACGCAAATTGGCCAAAAACTACGCATTTGCTTCGTTGAGTGGTAGGGAAGGTTCATCCAATAGGTCCTACCGCTGTTGGTCTCAATAGTATTAAAAACAAtacaaacaaaaaaaacaaaaagaaaatttaaattaaatgtcACTTCGGAGATGTATTCGTCCATCCATGTCAAAATATGGCTCCCCTCCGTATGGAGGGTAAGGATTGATCAGCTGAGTTCTGTTTTTTTAGGCCATATAGGATGGGACCTTCCAGATAAACGGCCTGGATCAACACAGTGTGGCAAAACAGCATACAAATTGACATTTATCTTCTTTCAATGGAGTACATCCAATGCAATTAATGAGATGAAACCATGGGGCCATGATATAGCTAACCCTTCATCCAGTGGGCCCGGAGTATTTCTATAAGATATATTAATTCATAGCCATCCGATTGATTGCCATGCACAAGGGCTGTGTAAAGAATAAATAAAGCAACGGTCCCCATTTAAGATCTCCATTTTGAAATGGTTGATCTTCATGTCATCATGAGGGCCCCACAAGGCTGATCTAGGTTATCAAGATGTCATGTGGGTGGACCCAATTAAGAGTGTCTCAAAGGAGTCTCCCAGAATAGTTACATTTGAAATCTTAATCTTTTGCTTGGTGGGTGGAATAAGGTGCTTACCATATATAATCTTAATAGATAATCTTTAATAAGAGGACACGAGGAAGACAGTGACTCACAAGCAATATGTGATGTGTATGCAGAATGCAGGGTCCATATATCACTTATTTATCCATTGCTCTTTTGCTAGAGAGGCTGATGCCAAGGGCTATAGAAGGTTCTTTACCAGCATAGCATTGGCGTTGGGTTGGGAAAAGGAGAGGATGATATGGAGGTTCTCTTCCAGCAGGTTGCTCTACAGGGGAGAAGAATCATCAGTGCTTCTAGACTCAAAAGTGGGTCAGCATTGGAGGTCTATGGTGGGCAGAGTTAGATGAATTGGGATGGGCCTCGGGCACAAAGGCCTAGATGAGTGTACCCTTTCCCCTTTGTATTTGATCTTTGTCAGTGTAATCTGCCTTAGATCTTCTTTGGCTACCACTTCTCTAATAAAATTTCATGtctttcaaaaaatattttgaaatcaGTGGGGATTTTTTGTGTATCCCAAATGGTCAGTCGGTTCGGGCCACTTAGGCAGCACATTTGGGCGGTGGGCATGGTTAATAAATCAGTTTCGGTGTATCATATCAGTCACCCTGAGTActgttgtcagatgtcttcaatctgaaTGAGATcaagggtctgtcgatgccatcgagaaaccactcaatgccatcgagaaaatatgGAAAAATATCATATTAGGCTGATACTGGGTCATATCCCCCTGTATCAGGCTACTTCCGTCATGAGCAGCAACAATGCATATTAGGCAATACATACCATATCAGTGTCAGGCTATACATCAACCCATGGTGGTGAGAGTACTCAGGAACAATATCATATACAATCCGTTTTTCCTGCCCTTCTCACCCCCAACCAACATCCATAATGTTTCGATCCGGTCCACCAGATCATTTTCAGGACATCCAAACAGCATATATAATATTCATCACAGCCTTTGTCACAGGAAGAAAATGGCATGTTTGCCATCAAGATTCTTTGCTGTTTTGATGTAGTTGGATACAAGATTTATTTAGAATAAGTATATGTTAGATACAAGATTTATTTAGAATGAGTTTATTAGAGATTTTTGTGGAGATCAATACAACAGTCAGTTTCAAGGTACTGAAGTTTCTCTTCTAAAAATTGCTTGTATATTTAATATCCACCAAAAGTAAtttatttcttctcattttcatCTCTGACTCAATTTCCATATTTTATCCTCAAgataaaatcaaaattattgtCATCCAAAGAAACCTCCATGGTATAAATATCTTATAAAAAATGAGATCATAACTAGTATAGGTATGACAGGGGCGTGCCTACTGCCAGGTGTGCCACCCCATGCTTGGCCTAGATTCAAAAAATCAGTTcagtccaaaactcaggtggaccacaccatagggaacaatgtaaaatcatgcctaaaacctcaaaAAATCACGTGTGGATTTATGGGGGTTACCTATGGGTGTCCCTTAATCCTGGTCAGGCACAGTGGATGAATGGACAACTAACAGCCGGCATTCCCATCCCAATTGTTCCCCATGGTATGGCCCCCCTGAGTTTTGAGTCATCCAGATTTTTGGGTTCCAGGGTGAATAAACTGCAGCGCACCAAAGGTCGGGGTGATTTCATGCACATTCCCAAACGTGGTGCTTGGTTAGAATTTATATTTacaaaaaactctctctctctctctccacgcgcgcgcgcgcgcgcgcacacacacacacacacacacacacacacacactagttTAGTAATCTGTCTTTTTTACTTTTCTCCATTTCTTCCCATTGTTTTGCCCTTTATTTTATGTCTTTCCAATTCAATCAGCGCTGACGAGTCCATCTTTTCAATAAGCTGATCTAGTTCAATGTTAATGGTTTCTAAAATGGTTAGTAATCTGTCTTTTttacttttcaccatttcttcccATTGTTTTGGCCTTTTATTTTATGTCTTTCCAATTCAATCAGTGCTGACGAGTCCATCTTTTCATTAAGCCGATCTAGTTCAATGTTAATGGTTTCTAAAATGGCGACTGTTCAGGTGAAAGAAGAGCCTAGCCTTTGTCATTTCAGTCATGGATGGGGAAAACCCCGCCCGTATCTTTCCCATGTGAAATGATGGAACCATTTCGATGGGCCAAACGGGCAGGGTATCCAAGGTTAGGGATGGCAACGGGTTGGACCGGGGCTGAACACATGACAAATTTTGAATCGGCCAAACATCTGCAATTCAAACTTTGGGCCTGGAGCCGATTGCCACCCCTATTGGCCGTCACATCCATTTGCGAATTGGCATGGAACCCTATGCAGTGATCGTAGTTGTCTGGATTCACGACCTGGGTTTGAGTCCCCCAGCTTAATAATAAAATAAGGCCatgtttggtagacgcctaaaaatgagttgaccTCGATTTAGttaataattattatatattatagatcttgatctctaataggCATCACTCTCAACATGAACTCATTATGCATTGGAGATCAAGACCTCTAATACACaatcattccaaaaaaaaaaaaaaaggatctctaatacataattaaagttaactaaaatgagatcaactcatttttaggtgtcaacCAAACAGGGCCCAAGGATTTCTGGAGAGGAGATTTTTTATTGATTTCTTACTTTAGGCGATAGGCGCCGAAGCGATCTGCAAACAGCAGCAGTTCTGAGACGTTGTCAAGGGTGAAACCAGCAGCCGATGCTCGAGCACATGCTGTGGTGAGATCTTGTTTAACTGCAATGAGCCGTACATCTATAGCCCTCAAAAGCTCGTGCCTGTGTAgtcagtaaaaaataaaataaaaaaacaatggCAGGAAATGCAGATTACTTGCCagctttaaaaaatgaaaaaaggaacTTCAACAATCACAAACCACTATTTACACCCATTCTGACTGCTGAACACAGCCAACTTTTCTATTGTTGGTTAGACAATAGTACAAGTTTGTATAATTGCATAACCAGAGGTAGAAAGAATGGATTGTATTCAGCAGCCAGAGTAGGTGAAAATAGGATTTCCCTATTTAACAAATAACTATGTCACATATTTGTTTCCTTATCTTCCTTCTAGTCTGACCTATGGACTGGAGTCTGATATTTCAAGCCTGGGTCCACCGACTAAACAACgacccttcttcttttttcttttctttttttctttttttttttttttgggttagcttgttagtacacacccatgtcagtacacacactccatgttagccacccccactagggatcgataccaagacctcaagtgttgaaacgaggtatatccactcagtccacTAAACGACAACTCTTACATCAATGTCAAGCCACCATAAAGCTTCAATTCCTCAGTATGCGGATAATGATATGTgcaagaggtttgctaagcccacaagtgtgtgcaataaagctcatgtacaggCCACACATGAACCATGATGGCATGATATGTCCgggatccgatccatccatcagaacagcaccactgtattgatgccctagcccaggaatcaggttgatccactggtcaggtgggctgCAGCTGGTAGAACTAATGTAccgctctgaaaaacttggctgaagttttaacccatccacctgtttccaatattggaaCCTACATGCTGAGTGGAacagatttatttttggaaaaacatgtaaaaggccataccaacctgatggatggattggatcttgcacctatgtgccatgctagcacatgtgtCACGTGTCCATAAGCTTTATCATGCACACATGCGTGCACAGCAAAGCTCTGTGATGCAATGCAAAATATAGTTTAGAACCCATAAAGTTGACTTGACGTAATGACCCATGTCAAGAAACAAGGATATCTTTTCGAAATTCTAAAGAACTCATATGAGTGGTTGAAAAACTTGAACGAGTACTCAAGAAAAACTCAACAACAGAAAATTAGGACCATATCTTAAAGCTTGCTcaaggggtgtttggatgcactacagATTtggattgcaataattagttccCTAGATAAGAAACGACCAGAACATAGTTACCTACCTTAGCAATCACATCAAGGTACCAGGCCCCATGTTGCAAactactttcaagttggacttgaaaagaATATAACTACGATTTGAAGGCCATTTCCCTCAATTGAATTAATGTCCTGAATTCAATTCAGTTGTACATCTACAAGAATACATGCGAGTATTCGAACCCAGTTTCTAGACATGGGGATTCTGCATCGCGTTTCGCATTTTTATCACTAAATTTATGCACATATAGAGATTACATGCTATGAGTTATGAGATGAATATACTAGGCAAAATAAAATGCAGATGTTTAAAGACTGGTTAATACATCATCATGCACGTATCAAAGTCTGAACAAAGGCATAGGTTGAAAGAGGAAAAAATTACTTGGTAATGTCTGCTGATCCTGCTACCACAGTTTCACTCTCACCTGGATCAAATACCAGATAAGAAATAACGGAATCAGTTGGCAATAACAGTGATTTACTAGTAAGAGCTCAAACATTAACCAGATCAATCTACAGGGGACTGTTTCACCAAAGCGCTAGCTATGGGTTGAAGTCTTGAAGAAGGCCACACTACAGCTACTTTTcttttcaccaaatcatgctaGGATTATAATCTAGGGGTAGAAACAACCAGTCCATTCTTTTAATAATCTTCTTTCCGAGATCAAATGCAAAAACAGAACATAGCTGTGGAAAACACAAACACGTTCGGACTAAAACATATATGGTAATATATTGatgatatataaaataaaataaaaagtttccTGAATACTGCATCAACTAATCCCCAACGTCCATGTCCGAGACGCATTTCCTGACAGTGGATTTTTATCTAATGTAGTTCCCTCGTTCAATAGGTTTACTCATACATGTTCCCCAACGGTTAATGGTCATTTCTTAAGAATCTGTCCTTTATATTTCATTCATTAGCATGGcgatcatggtgtgccgtaaaggttgTTACGGGGCCATAAAGACCGTTACGTAAAGGTACAATGGCAACTGCTACACGTTatggggccgtaaaggccgttatggaaaaaaatgacccataaaggctgttacagcccccgtaacggcccgttatgcCTCCCGTAATGGCCGAAACGGCTTCGTTTAATGGTCCATTACGGGGCTGATACAAGTTTTTCGGATTTTTTTTCcacttataaaaaaataaaataaataaataaataaacacacacacacacacacacacacacacacacacacacactataacggccgttacggcctccGTAACCACCGCTACACCCTATATCGTAAGGGCAATGatggtggccattacagccaccattatcgttacagaataccttgatgGCCATGCCGGTTGCCACCATTGTCATCCTGAAATATGTATCTTATCTGTAATGGCTCAATATGATACGTGAAATTGAGTTGCATCAGtccgtatcggccaatacggggCGTGCACTAGCACCAACAGGGCCAATACGGCCATAAAGACCCaaattgaatttttcaaaattcttaattttctcttctttttctatttaaataacaGAGGAAGCTTATAATGTAATTCTAGACTAGATTTAGGCCTGTTTTTGTGATCATAACAAAAGATCCATGTGGATTCAACTAATCGAAGAGAAATAGACAATTATGCAAAAGATCAGAGAAAAAGGGTTTAACTATCACATGTTTTTTTATGTTTCTAATCTTCTTTTTATTGTATGTCAATAT is a genomic window of Magnolia sinica isolate HGM2019 chromosome 15, MsV1, whole genome shotgun sequence containing:
- the LOC131227036 gene encoding uncharacterized protein LOC131227036 yields the protein MRSDTPLDYAVFQLSPRRSRCELFVSGEGKTEKLASGLLKPFVTHLRVAEEQVAQAVQSIKLEVEKRRNAGTWFTKGTLERFVRFVSTPEVLELVNTYDAEMSQLEAARRIYSQGSGDQLSGLSGESETVVAGSADITKHELLRAIDVRLIAVKQDLTTACARASAAGFTLDNVSELLLFADRFGAYRLNEASSKFISLCQRRPELINPWKPDVDDRAVRSSSGSDMSIDDPAAEESAHLKPNGPHQQAQHQHQPSRQEEDATQLHDPSKHSTWPLKFSSSVSLPSHRSSSRETSVDRVEGRERDGPTEKPAEDAAEPAPSLASQQPTRRLSVQDRINLFENKQKEQQSGSGSGSGSGSKVAVVGKGPELRRLSSDVSSSSAGPSAAEKAVLRRWSGASDMSVELSGERKETAESSTVAAASHSSNSQSQKDLGGLKDTVTSQLWSGLKEDSDASQTTQSRAFPGRVGEDTALKEEAAHRSKFGTFTGRVEDGGLKDRAASAIQLRAFLGKGEDALLKDQAAPQTQSRTFSGGTEHVGLKDQGLSQTQFRALQSGSEHVGTKVQVATETQFRSFPVRVEDVGLKDSASQAQFRALPSRVDDVGSKGSEASQMPSRAFLSRVEDVGLKDQPASQIQTSAFPSKPQEVGSKLKDPVSSQIPFKAFLGKAEGIGSKDLTGGSQAPYRGFAGKAEEVGRSEPLAPQSHWRSFPGKADEVGKKDLASSQAQFGAPFPTKVEESGGRDSGFQGMKLHRQGSGPEQSKKFQGKKDGIMPAYGNGELAFSGRKVTENQQMFDLAANASVEPVQKVRQSKGNQELNDELQMKADELEKLFAAHKLRVPGDQTASSRRSKLADPQVEQVTSVTDKKPVEVTPNQLSEKNQAREPSGSSSNGLEFDFSSLMKMVNNRDSGNSSKQQLAELSSSEDSRGKFYERYMQKRDAKLREEWGSKRAQKEAKMKAMHDSLERSRAEMKANFAGSVDRQDAALSARRRAEKLRSFNVRTSIKNKEQVAEPFQSDEEEDLPEFSEQTPYGHDSSFNETLFSDGSSRSTHSKKLLPNRTVPSSTPRTSVAPVPRSSVKGTNSASGRRRIQGENPLAQSVPNFSDFRKENTKPSTGISKTSNRSQSRNYARSKSTSEDVSLVKEEKPRRSQSLRKSSANSGELKDVSPVNSDGVVLTPLRFSKEQTEQSLYTKIPKSGESKPFLRKGDGIGPGSGVGIAKLKASMASENMKNGEDSEELVDHTEDSPDTVKEEDEEEFERASGEENLKMGDFPADSDNEKPRLSQESEKSGYPGSENGEVLRSLSQVDDNSVSAMAAISSNFNASAGTAQDSPGESPASWNSRTHHSFSYTQDALDVDAFADSPIGSPASWNSHSLSQMMEADAARMRKKWGSAQIPILVANTSHQSRKDVTKGFKRLLKFGRKSRGAESLITDWVSASTTSEGDDDTEDGRDLANRSSEDLRKTRMGFSQSHSSYDGFNEGEIFHEQDQTLRSSIPAPPANFKLREDHLSGSSLKAPRSFFSLSSFRSKGSESKPR